The following nucleotide sequence is from bacterium.
GTCGGAAAAGCGCGAGGAGAATTTCTCCAGGGTGTCCACGGCATCGGCCAGCCAGGCGCCCAGGGCCGTGCTCGTGCCGTAAAGAAGCCCCGCCCCGATGATGGACGCGTCGTCGGAGTGCCCCGGTCCCACGCGGTAGCGGATGTAGTCGTACTCGTAGGGGCCGTCGTCCACGTCGGCGACGGTGATTTTCCCCGCGTCGGCTATCATCCCCGCCCGGCGGAACTCGTCGAGCCGGGCCTCGTCGTGGGCCTCGTGGGCCAGCCGGTCCGGGTCCTCGCCCATTTCCTTCATCACGCGGGTGTCCACGACGAAGCACCTGCCGCCGCCGATTACCACGCCGTGGGCCTTCTCGGCGCGGGCCCGCACCGCCTCGTCGTCGCGCAGCCCGCCGATATACATCCCCCGCAGCACCTCGCGCGGCTCCACCTCGATCCCGGCGAGCCAGGGCACCCGCAGGAGGGGATGGCCGGCCGCGTCCACCAGCCTCTTTCTCGGGTTCCCCCCGACGGCGGCCTCCACCCAGTCGGTGATTTCGTCAATCAGGGACTGGCGGGCCCGGCGGCAGTCGCTCACGTTCCAGCCCAACAGCTCCACGATGCGGTGGGTGACGAGGTCGGGGTAGCGGCGCTTGTGGAACGCCCCGGCGCCGGTGTGGGCGTGGCCCTCGATGGACTGGGCCAGAATCAGCTCGGCCACGCCTTGCTCCGTGTCCAGCCGCTCCTCCTCCACGAGGCTCGCGTAGTCGCGCCGGACGAGGTCTTCCAGGTTGGGTGCGGAAGCCATGCTCCTCCCGGGGGTGGGTTAGGGGATGCGCGGTTTGCCGTCCCGCGGGGGTCGGGGTTGACCTAGGGCGCCGCCAGCGGCGGACCGAGGCAGGCCGATCGGATGTCGGAAATGCCCGTCCAGTACCGAATCTGCGGCATGTCCTCCCCCTCGAGGTCGTCCAGGTTGAAGAAAATGACGTTGTCCCGGCCCTCGTAGGCTCCGGCGACGACGACGACCCCGCCGGGGCCCACCGCCACGCTCTCCGGCGCGTCCCCCGGCACTTTGAAGTTTTCGCTGAAGGCCTCCCCGGGCCGCTGGTAGAAAGCCACCGGCGTGTCCTGATAATCCACGCCGAGGTAGGCGAAGGTCCCGTCCTCCCCGAGGTCGAAGGAAATCATCCCCCCCTCGTTGCCCGCAGTCATGATGAACTCGTAGTCCCCGGTGGCCTGGTCCTCGGCGTACACGAGGGCCGGTTCGCCGGGCCCCGCCGAGTTGTGCTGGTAGTAGAGTACGCCGTCCGCGGCGACGCAGGGGATGAGGTTGGTGTTGTAGGACTCGAAGGGCTCGACGGCCCCGGTTTCCAGGTCGGCCGTCCAGATTTCGTAGTCGCCGGGGGGGCCGGCGGCCACGTAGAGGGTCTCGGCCGCCTCGTCGAGCCGCGGCTGGCGCAGGAGCTCGCCCGACGACCGGGCCCGGCTCAGCTCGCGGACGTACCCCTCCTCGCCGGAGTGCGCCTTCATCAGCCGCTCGAAGAGCGCCTCGCCGTCCAGGAGCAGCTCCGCCCCACCGCCCGTGGTGAGCCGGTACACGCCCAGGCCGTCCCGTGTGCGCAGGACGGCGGCGATGCCGGTTCCGTCGGGCGTCGGGTGAATATCGCCGAGGTCGCTCACGCCCTCGGGCAGCGGCAGAACCCTGAGCTCCTTGTCCTTCACCGCCTCGTAGTAGATTATGGCGTCGTCCCCGACGAACCAGAGGGTCAGGTCGGCCGCGGGCCAGAGGTCCGGCGGGAGCCCGGCCACCGGCTCGTACCCCGCCTCGCGCATCTCCGCCGCCCGGTCGCGCCAGAGCGACTCCGACTCGCCCGCCGCCTTCTTCTCGCCTCCGGCGAGCCCACTGACCGCCTCCTCCAGGTCGCAGTCGCCCGACAGGAGGAAGAAGACCACCGCCAACACGCCCAGAAGGGCCATGATGATGACCGACAGCAGGAGGACGCCCGTCACGACGCGGCGGGGGCTCGGCGTTGACGGCGCGGCCGTGCCGCCGTAATCCCGGGGAGGGCCGTAGACACCCGCATCGGGAAATTGGTCCACCGGCTGCTCCGCCTCCGCCGAGCGGAAGAGCCTTTTAAAGATGACCGTCGGTTCCGGCTCCGGGGTCTCCCCGGTCTCCAGGCTGAACTCGACCGTGGATTCGGCCGCGGGTTCAACCGCAGGCTCGACCTCCGACCTCCCGGGGGGCATGCTGGCCTCGCCCGCCCGCTCCTCCTTCCAGCTCGGCTTCACCCGGACGCCGCACGCCGGGCAGCGTCCGCCCAGGGGGTCTATGAACTCGGCGCCGCACTTCCGACAGAGGTACATGGTAAATCCCGGTTTTCCGGTCGCGGACCGGAGGTTTTGCGGTGTGTATCCGCCCCAAGTATAACCGACCGAAGGCGGCAGGGGGACCCCCAAAACGACGGATGACCTCCGGGGCGTTTTGGGCTAAAATGACCGCTCTCTCGGTCGAAGGGAGGCCATGCGCTTCGGGATGCACCTCTCGGTGGGGAAGGGGATAGACGCGGTGCCCGAGCTCGCCCGCCGGGTGGGGGCGGACGCGTACCAGATTTTCGTGGATTCGCCCTCGAGCTGGAGCTACTCGGAGTGGGACCCGGCCAAAATCGCCCGGTTCCGCGAGCGGAGGGTGGAGCTGGGGCAGGGCCCCGTCGTGGTCCACACCGGGTACCTCATCAACCTCGGCGGCCCCAAGGCCGACGTTTTTACCAAAAGCCTCGCGGCGCTGGCGGCGGAGTTCGCCAAGGCCACTGCCGTCGGCGCCGACTACCTGGTCCTTCACCCGGGCAAGCACCTGGGGACCGGGCCCGAAACGGGATTGAAAAAAATCGTCGCCGGGCTCGCGCGGGTGATGGAAAAGAACCCCCCCGGCGCGCCGACGCTCCTGTTGGAAGACTCCGAGGGCTCGGGGACCTGCCTGGGGACGACCTTCGAGGAGCTGGCCTTCCTCCTGGGCGGCCTGGACGAAAAGGGGCCGGCGGCGGGCGTCTGCCTGGACACGGCCCACCTGTGGGGCGCCGGCTACGACCTCTCGACACCGGAGAAGGTCGCTTCGGTGCTGGACGCATTCGACCGCGTCGTGGGCCTGGACCGGCTGGGCTGCTTTCACCTCAACGATTCATCGAAGGAGCTCGGCTCGCGCACCGACCGCCACGCGTACCTGGGGGAGGGGAAAATCGGTCTGGAGCCGTTCCGGGCGCTGGTCCGGGACCCGCGCGTGGAGCGCGTGGCCATGATTCTGGAGAAGACGGGCCGGGACGAGGCGCACTGTCGGGAGCTCATCGGTCAACTGCGGGGCCTGGCCCCGTAGGGTTGCCGGATTTCCCGGTCGGTGCTACACTTAAAAAAGGCGGCGCACCGCCGGCGGGTGACTCGGGAGCCGCTTTGCGTTACGAGGAACTGCGGGAGAAGCTGGATCAGGTTCTGACCGACGCGGGTCCGCTGCGGCGGACGGTGCTGGAGACGCTGGGCCGTCTGCGCCGCCGGATCGAGGACTACCGGCAGTCCGCGGCCCGGTTGAGGACGCTTCTGCGGGCCAGCGCACAGCTACAGACCACCGAGGACCTCTCCGCCCGGCTGCACCTCATCTGTCAGGTGATCATAGACATCCGCACCTACCGCCGGGCGGTGATCACCCTGTTGGACGACGAGTTGTGCGTGCTGGGCTACGGCCACGCCGGACTCATCGGGGACGAGGCCCTGGCGCTGGAAAACACGAAGCCGCTCTCCCCAGGGGAGCGGCGAAAAATTTTCGACGAGCGGTTCCGCATCGGGGCGTCCTACTTCATCCCCTTCCCGGAGTCGGAGAGGCTGTTCGGGCGCGACGTCGGCATCGCGGGCAGCCTCCCCGAGGGGGAGTACGTAAACTGGCACCCCAGGGACCTCCTCTTC
It contains:
- a CDS encoding deoxyribonuclease IV, with the translated sequence MRFGMHLSVGKGIDAVPELARRVGADAYQIFVDSPSSWSYSEWDPAKIARFRERRVELGQGPVVVHTGYLINLGGPKADVFTKSLAALAAEFAKATAVGADYLVLHPGKHLGTGPETGLKKIVAGLARVMEKNPPGAPTLLLEDSEGSGTCLGTTFEELAFLLGGLDEKGPAAGVCLDTAHLWGAGYDLSTPEKVASVLDAFDRVVGLDRLGCFHLNDSSKELGSRTDRHAYLGEGKIGLEPFRALVRDPRVERVAMILEKTGRDEAHCRELIGQLRGLAP